The following coding sequences are from one Burkholderia stabilis window:
- a CDS encoding YkgJ family cysteine cluster protein, with translation MVDTYLLACNACGRCCNSAPALSLRELFRHRRRFVGALTIRRVPKHRVGERWRAGGREHALDADDVAAADALAARLFHRIGGPGNSGGEWVALTLQGYDYPSLGRCAALADDGRCSVHADKPSICGAVPLDPLLPDRLQTRVLAARRDDATWLGANCIVEAGDEMRSPASVFPIPLVTAGHVADRIALDTHRDALVFERAVWRDAVFASLAESGQGLRDAVSRLAPGGYLTVSIVPVLLAVAQVSAHCRALCIGFIDDQLALIGASVDAALARRHADDRPATRELRGFAQALERARHALAAMPAPAADAPRIDAWLDDRPDTGTLAA, from the coding sequence GTGGTAGACACGTACCTGCTCGCGTGCAACGCATGCGGACGCTGCTGCAACAGCGCGCCTGCGTTGTCGTTGCGCGAACTGTTCCGGCATCGGCGGCGCTTCGTCGGCGCGCTGACGATCCGTCGCGTGCCGAAGCATCGCGTCGGCGAACGCTGGCGTGCGGGCGGGCGCGAGCATGCGCTCGACGCGGACGACGTAGCCGCTGCGGATGCGCTTGCGGCGCGCCTGTTTCATCGTATCGGCGGCCCGGGAAATTCGGGCGGCGAATGGGTTGCATTGACGCTGCAGGGCTACGACTATCCGTCGCTCGGCCGTTGCGCGGCGCTCGCCGACGACGGCCGCTGCAGCGTGCATGCGGACAAGCCGTCGATTTGCGGCGCGGTGCCGCTCGATCCGCTGCTGCCGGACCGGTTGCAGACACGCGTGCTCGCCGCGCGGCGCGACGATGCGACCTGGCTCGGCGCGAACTGCATCGTCGAAGCAGGGGATGAAATGCGTTCCCCCGCATCCGTATTCCCGATTCCACTGGTGACGGCCGGGCACGTGGCCGACCGCATCGCGCTCGACACGCATCGCGACGCGCTCGTGTTCGAGCGAGCGGTATGGCGCGATGCCGTGTTCGCCTCGCTGGCGGAGAGCGGGCAGGGCTTGCGTGACGCGGTATCGCGGCTCGCGCCGGGCGGCTACCTGACCGTGTCGATCGTGCCGGTGCTGCTGGCCGTCGCGCAGGTTTCCGCGCATTGCCGCGCACTGTGCATCGGCTTCATCGACGATCAGCTTGCGTTGATCGGCGCGAGCGTCGACGCTGCGCTTGCGCGCCGACATGCCGACGATCGTCCCGCGACGCGCGAATTGCGCGGCTTTGCGCAGGCGCTCGAGCGTGCGCGTCACGCGCTTGCGGCGATGCCGGCGCCCGCGGCCGACGCGCCGCGCATCGACGCGTGGCTCGACGATCGGCCCGACACCGGCACGCTCGCCGCGTGA
- a CDS encoding formylglycine-generating enzyme family protein, with the protein MRFRFWTIGAALAATLFAAAFAAGYASPAAPAAGVFDDANRGRALAPLGSERQCERYSGLPAHWRDDPKAGMVHLGGGAFVFGSTRGYADERPVGDGRTRVGGFWIDQTDVTIAQFAAFVQATGYVTEAEQQGGAAVFHVPTRAEMNARDLAWWTWVKGASWRTPRGPGSNVDGLGNLPVTLVTQRDALAYARWLGRDLPTEAEWEYAGKAGRDDASLDAAPRDAQGKPAANYWQGAFPVLDTAEDGHAGLAPVGCYAANGFRLYDMIGNAWEWTKDAYTGPHQSHTNGDTAAVAPPTRRHDTPMVIKGGSFLCSRDYCVRYRASSREQQEADLGASHIGFRTILRDAS; encoded by the coding sequence ATGCGGTTCCGGTTCTGGACGATCGGCGCGGCGCTTGCCGCCACGCTGTTCGCCGCCGCGTTCGCGGCCGGTTATGCGAGCCCGGCGGCGCCGGCGGCCGGCGTATTCGACGATGCGAATCGCGGCCGCGCGCTCGCGCCGCTCGGCTCCGAGCGGCAGTGCGAGCGCTATTCGGGGCTGCCGGCGCACTGGCGCGACGACCCGAAGGCCGGGATGGTGCATCTGGGCGGCGGTGCGTTCGTGTTCGGCAGCACGCGGGGTTATGCGGACGAGCGCCCGGTTGGCGACGGCCGCACGCGTGTCGGCGGATTCTGGATCGACCAGACCGACGTGACGATCGCGCAGTTCGCCGCGTTCGTGCAGGCGACCGGCTACGTGACCGAAGCCGAGCAACAGGGCGGCGCGGCCGTGTTCCACGTGCCGACGCGCGCCGAAATGAATGCGCGCGACCTCGCGTGGTGGACCTGGGTGAAGGGCGCGTCGTGGCGCACGCCGCGCGGGCCGGGCAGCAACGTCGACGGGCTCGGCAACCTGCCCGTCACGCTCGTCACGCAGCGCGATGCGCTCGCGTATGCGCGCTGGCTCGGCCGCGACCTGCCGACCGAAGCCGAATGGGAATACGCGGGCAAGGCCGGCCGCGACGACGCATCGCTCGACGCGGCGCCGCGCGACGCGCAGGGCAAGCCGGCCGCGAACTACTGGCAGGGTGCGTTCCCGGTGCTCGATACGGCCGAGGACGGGCATGCGGGGTTGGCGCCGGTCGGCTGCTACGCGGCGAACGGCTTCCGGCTCTACGACATGATCGGCAACGCATGGGAATGGACGAAGGACGCGTACACGGGCCCGCATCAGTCGCACACGAACGGCGACACGGCGGCCGTTGCGCCGCCGACGCGCCGGCACGATACGCCGATGGTCATCAAGGGCGGCTCGTTCCTGTGCTCGCGCGATTACTGCGTGCGCTATCGCGCGTCGTCGCGCGAACAGCAGGAGGCCGATCTCGGTGCGTCGCACATCGGCTTTCGCACGATTCTGAGGGATGCTTCATGA
- a CDS encoding MetQ/NlpA family lipoprotein, with product MKRIARFVSVWLLAACGVVQHAPVMAAESAAPAVRVGVTRGVHAQIMDEVKRVAASRGFGVDVVEFDDASRIDAALADGRIDAASFEDAQQLAATRAQQRHALTEVAPTVTLPMALYSRKLKSLNELQPGATVAIPADPRGMARALVLLQNDTLVTLREKAGLHATLRDVTGNRLRLKLVTLRHDRLYAALDTAAFVAIDSDDAARAGLQPARDSISIEDARSPYANVLTVRNADRAKPWVAQLVAAYHSDDVARFILTRYQDSVRRPW from the coding sequence ATGAAGCGCATCGCGCGATTCGTTTCGGTGTGGCTGCTGGCCGCGTGCGGCGTCGTGCAGCATGCACCGGTCATGGCGGCCGAATCCGCCGCGCCGGCCGTGCGCGTCGGCGTGACGCGCGGCGTGCATGCGCAGATCATGGACGAAGTGAAGCGGGTCGCCGCGTCGCGCGGGTTCGGCGTGGATGTCGTCGAATTCGACGATGCGTCGCGCATCGACGCGGCACTCGCGGACGGGCGGATCGACGCGGCCAGCTTCGAGGATGCGCAACAGCTTGCCGCGACGCGCGCACAGCAGCGTCATGCGCTGACCGAAGTCGCGCCGACCGTCACGCTGCCGATGGCGCTGTATTCGCGCAAGCTGAAAAGCCTGAACGAACTACAGCCCGGCGCGACGGTCGCGATTCCGGCCGACCCGCGCGGAATGGCGCGCGCGCTCGTGCTGCTGCAGAACGACACGCTGGTGACGCTGCGCGAAAAGGCCGGCCTGCACGCAACGCTGCGTGACGTGACGGGCAACCGGCTCAGGCTGAAGCTCGTCACGCTGCGCCACGATCGTCTTTACGCGGCGCTCGACACGGCCGCGTTCGTCGCGATCGACAGCGACGACGCCGCGCGCGCCGGGCTGCAGCCCGCGCGCGACAGCATCAGCATCGAGGATGCGCGCTCGCCGTATGCGAACGTGCTGACGGTGCGCAACGCCGATCGCGCGAAACCGTGGGTCGCGCAACTCGTCGCCGCGTATCACTCGGACGACGTCGCGCGCTTCATCCTCACGCGCTACCAGGATTCGGTGCGGCGGCCGTGGTAG
- a CDS encoding antibiotic biosynthesis monooxygenase family protein codes for MYASTFIFRAGQYDDEFHRLDRQIADMARATPGYLGEETWENTESGLIQNVYYWESEAALQQLMQHPAHLEAKAKQAHWLDGYRVVISKVLREYGDGKLAQPHAGQLA; via the coding sequence ATGTACGCATCGACCTTCATTTTTCGTGCCGGGCAATACGACGACGAATTCCACCGACTCGACCGGCAGATCGCCGACATGGCGCGCGCGACGCCCGGCTATCTCGGCGAGGAGACGTGGGAGAACACGGAATCGGGGCTGATCCAGAACGTCTATTACTGGGAATCGGAGGCCGCGCTGCAGCAACTGATGCAGCATCCGGCGCACCTCGAAGCGAAGGCGAAACAGGCACACTGGCTGGACGGGTATCGCGTCGTGATCTCGAAGGTGCTGCGCGAGTACGGCGACGGCAAGCTGGCGCAGCCGCATGCAGGGCAGCTCGCGTGA
- a CDS encoding arylsulfatase, producing the protein MKKSAAPLHAFRFRVVCAAIAGALSLASCGGVDSDAPPSQADATPPQGNTTPPLAAKRPNILYIMADDLGYSDIHAFGGEINTPNLDALVASGRILSNHHTGTVCAITRAMLVSGTDHHLVGEGTMGVPTDERRGLPGYEGYLNDRALSVAQLLKDAGYHTYIAGKWHIGSGIVGSATGSGQTPDQWGFERSYVLLGGAATNHFAHEPAGSSNYTEDGRYVQPGQPGQPGGAGGSPAVFYSTDFYTQKLISYIDSNQRDGKPFFAYAAYTSPHWPLQVPDPWLHKYAGVYDAGYDAIRNARIARQKALGLIPADFKPFDGLPETTTASPATANNGTASAKYISAVHSAADGYSDYGPGKVDKLWSSLSPAERRAQARYMEIYAGMVENLDYNIGLLIQHLKDIGAYDNTFIMFQSDNGAEGWPIDSGADPTATDTANAQQPTYSALGTDNGKQNAQRLQYGLRWAEVSASPFRLTKGYSAEGGVSTPTIVRLPGQSQQSPTLRAFTHVTDNTATFLAVAGVTPPSQPAPPLVNTLTGVDQNKGKVIYNNRYVYPVTGQSLLPVLTGSATGEVHTAPFGDEAYGRAYLRSGDGRWKALWTEPPLGPPDGHWQLYDLASDRGETTDVSAQNPSVIQSLVAQWKTYMSNVGGVEPLRPRGYY; encoded by the coding sequence ATGAAAAAGTCCGCAGCGCCGTTACATGCTTTCCGTTTCCGTGTGGTCTGCGCCGCGATTGCCGGCGCGCTGTCGCTTGCCTCGTGCGGCGGCGTCGACAGCGATGCGCCGCCGTCGCAGGCCGACGCGACCCCGCCGCAAGGCAACACGACGCCGCCGCTCGCCGCGAAACGTCCGAACATCCTGTACATCATGGCCGACGATCTCGGCTATTCCGACATCCATGCGTTCGGCGGCGAGATCAACACGCCGAACCTCGACGCGCTCGTCGCATCGGGCCGCATCCTGTCGAACCATCACACCGGCACCGTCTGCGCGATCACGCGCGCGATGCTGGTGTCGGGCACCGATCACCATCTCGTCGGCGAAGGCACGATGGGCGTGCCGACCGACGAGCGGCGCGGGCTGCCCGGCTACGAGGGCTACCTGAACGACCGCGCGCTGTCGGTCGCGCAACTGCTGAAGGACGCCGGTTATCACACGTATATCGCCGGCAAGTGGCACATCGGCTCGGGGATCGTCGGCAGCGCGACCGGCAGCGGGCAGACGCCCGACCAATGGGGCTTCGAGCGCAGCTACGTGCTGCTCGGCGGCGCGGCGACGAACCACTTCGCGCACGAACCGGCCGGCTCGTCGAACTACACGGAAGACGGCCGCTACGTGCAGCCCGGCCAGCCGGGGCAACCGGGCGGCGCCGGCGGCAGCCCGGCGGTGTTCTATTCGACGGATTTCTATACGCAGAAGCTGATCTCGTACATCGATTCGAACCAGCGCGACGGCAAGCCGTTCTTCGCGTATGCGGCATACACGTCGCCGCACTGGCCGCTGCAGGTGCCCGATCCGTGGCTGCACAAATACGCGGGCGTCTATGACGCCGGCTACGACGCGATCCGCAACGCGCGAATCGCGCGGCAGAAAGCGCTCGGCCTCATTCCGGCGGATTTCAAGCCGTTCGACGGCCTGCCCGAAACGACGACGGCATCGCCCGCGACCGCGAACAACGGCACCGCGAGCGCGAAATACATCAGCGCGGTGCATTCGGCCGCGGACGGCTACAGCGACTACGGCCCCGGCAAGGTCGACAAGCTGTGGTCGAGCCTGTCGCCGGCCGAGCGCCGTGCGCAAGCGCGCTACATGGAGATCTACGCAGGGATGGTCGAGAACCTCGACTACAACATCGGCCTGCTGATCCAGCACCTGAAGGACATCGGCGCATACGACAACACGTTCATCATGTTCCAGTCGGACAACGGCGCGGAAGGCTGGCCGATCGATTCGGGCGCGGACCCGACGGCGACCGACACAGCGAACGCGCAGCAGCCGACCTATTCGGCGCTGGGCACCGACAACGGCAAGCAGAACGCGCAGCGCCTGCAGTACGGGCTGCGCTGGGCGGAGGTGAGCGCGTCGCCGTTCCGGCTCACGAAGGGTTATTCGGCCGAAGGCGGCGTGTCGACGCCGACGATCGTGCGCCTGCCGGGACAGTCGCAGCAGTCGCCGACGCTGCGCGCGTTCACGCACGTGACCGACAACACGGCGACCTTCCTCGCGGTCGCGGGCGTCACGCCGCCGTCGCAGCCGGCGCCGCCGCTCGTCAACACGCTGACGGGCGTCGACCAGAACAAGGGCAAGGTGATCTACAACAACCGCTACGTGTATCCGGTCACGGGCCAGTCGCTGCTGCCGGTGCTCACGGGCTCGGCGACGGGTGAGGTGCACACGGCCCCGTTCGGCGATGAAGCCTACGGCCGCGCGTACCTTCGCAGCGGCGACGGGCGCTGGAAGGCGCTGTGGACCGAGCCGCCGCTCGGGCCGCCCGACGGTCACTGGCAGCTTTACGACCTCGCGTCGGATCGCGGCGAGACGACCGACGTGTCGGCGCAGAACCCGTCGGTGATCCAGTCGCTCGTCGCGCAGTGGAAGACCTACATGAGCAACGTCGGCGGTGTCGAGCCGTTGCGTCCGCGCGGTTATTACTGA